The following coding sequences lie in one Maribacter forsetii DSM 18668 genomic window:
- a CDS encoding acyl-CoA thioesterase: MQTIKELVELITLKKIEETIFEGQNYQAPWGRVFGGQVLAQSLHAAYQTVPEDRIAHSLHGYFILGGDLRYPIRYEVDTIRNGGSFTTRRVVAKQNGVAIFNMAASFQVKTDGVNHQFPMPNLIPPEKLTTSLEQVEEIKDLHPTAYKRLKAIQPKVFEFKPVEKFTTQLVENGSPFFNTWLKTSDATEISLPMQQQLLAYASDYNLLTTATLPHREELNKGETFYASLDHAIWFHRDFDITKWLLYSMDSPSASNSRGFARGSVYDRKGVLVASVAQEGLMRQSIK, encoded by the coding sequence ATGCAGACAATTAAGGAATTAGTAGAGTTGATAACTCTAAAAAAAATAGAAGAAACCATATTTGAAGGGCAAAACTACCAAGCACCTTGGGGAAGGGTTTTTGGAGGGCAAGTATTAGCACAATCTTTACATGCTGCTTATCAAACTGTTCCAGAAGATCGTATAGCCCATTCGTTACATGGTTATTTTATTTTGGGTGGAGATTTGAGATATCCTATCCGTTATGAGGTAGATACCATTAGAAATGGGGGGAGTTTTACTACCAGAAGAGTAGTGGCGAAACAAAATGGAGTAGCTATTTTTAATATGGCGGCATCTTTTCAGGTAAAAACTGACGGAGTAAACCATCAGTTTCCAATGCCCAATTTAATTCCACCAGAGAAATTAACCACAAGTTTAGAACAGGTTGAAGAGATAAAAGATTTACATCCTACCGCATATAAAAGACTTAAAGCGATACAGCCTAAGGTGTTCGAATTTAAGCCAGTAGAAAAATTTACCACACAGTTGGTAGAGAATGGTTCTCCTTTCTTTAATACTTGGCTTAAAACTTCTGATGCTACTGAAATTAGTTTGCCCATGCAGCAACAGTTATTAGCCTATGCCTCTGATTATAATTTGCTGACGACGGCAACTTTGCCACACCGAGAAGAGTTGAATAAAGGAGAAACGTTTTACGCCAGTTTAGATCATGCCATCTGGTTTCATAGAGACTTTGATATTACAAAATGGTTGTTATATAGTATGGATAGCCCAAGTGCATCTAACTCTCGTGGTTTTGCAAGAGGTAGTGTTTATGACAGAAAAGGAGTTTTGGTTGCTTCGGTTGCGCAAGAAGGTTTAATGAGGCAGAGTATTAAATAA